A genome region from Magnolia sinica isolate HGM2019 chromosome 8, MsV1, whole genome shotgun sequence includes the following:
- the LOC131252979 gene encoding actin-depolymerizing factor 7-like: MANAASGMAVNDDCKLKFLELKAKRTHRFIVYKIDEKLKQVIVEKLGEPGQSYEDFAASLPANECRYAIYDFDFVTEENCQKSKIFFIAWSPDIARVRSKMLYASSKDRFRRELDGIQVELQATDPTEMGLDVIRGRAT; encoded by the exons ATG GCGAATGCGGCGTCAGGAATGGCTGTGAATGATGACTGCAAGCTCAAATTCTTGGAATTGAAGGCGAAGCGGACCCACCGATTCATTGTCTACAAAATAGACGAGAAACTCAAGCAGGTTATTGTAGAAAAGCTTGGGGAGCCTGGCCAGAGCTATGAGGATTTTGCTGCAAGCCTTCCTGCGAACGAGTGCCGCTATGCCATCTATGACTTCGACTTTGTAACAGAAGAGAATTGCCAGAAAAGCAAGATTTTCTTCATCGCATG GTCTCCTGATATCGCGAGGGTGAGGAGTAAGATGCTTTATGCTAGTTCAAAGGATAGATTCAGGAGGGAGCTTGACGGTATTCAGGTCGAGTTGCAAGCCACTGATCCTACTGAAATGGGTCTTGATGTTATCAGAGGCCGTGCCACTTGA